The Maniola hyperantus chromosome 12, iAphHyp1.2, whole genome shotgun sequence genome has a segment encoding these proteins:
- the LOC117986821 gene encoding oxamate amidohydrolase proenzyme-like: METRTFAPRGMVVTPHHLATQSALRILIHGGTAMEAMVAAAATIAVVYPHMNGIGGDGFWLIVPPTGDFVAIEACGAAGSLANDQFFKGYGRIPLKGPKSAITVAGTVSGWEEALKYVSESGYPRQSISKLLADAITYAEEGFPITCSQIEALKEFGFDENNSQEFRNVFLPNGTIPKEGQLFRQRNLAKTFKALSRNGLNSFYRGDLAKLIAKDMASLGMPITETDLANYSAIRRTPLRLAHSHGEVFNLPPPTQGLLSLSILGILDQLHIDGRHEGQFIHATVEATKQAFVLRNEHMTDPRYMKIDAQSMLSSHAISKMARNISLNEVSLNGKGEGPGDTIWMGIMDSKGFSVSFIQSIYEEFGSGVVLPETGILWHNRGISFNLERNHIRSLVPGKKPYHSLNPAAARLNDGRLMIYGTRGGDGQPQTQAAIFHRYVVQGMNLQKSISEPRWVYGPTSGGHYNDSDSDFLRLESRFSDETIEYLRKIGHKITILPPYSEEVGQAGALVRYPDGMMEGAYDPRSNGNAAGF, translated from the coding sequence ATGGAGACAAGAACCTTCGCCCCGCGAGGAATGGTTGTGACCCCACATCATTTGGCAACGCAAAGTGCTTTACGGATTTTAATACATGGCGGAACTGCTATGGAGGCTATGGTTGCTGCGGCGGCGACCATTGCCGTCGTGTATCCCCACATGAACGGCATTGGAGGTGATGGGTTCTGGCTCATCGTTCCGCCGACCGGTGACTTTGTCGCAATAGAGGCTTGTGGAGCAGCCGGTAGTTTAGCTAATGACCAATTTTTTAAAGGGTATGGTAGAATCCCGTTAAAAGGCCCAAAATCAGCTATAACTGTTGCTGGAACTGTCAGTGGATGGGAAGAGGCTTTGAAATATGTATCTGAAAGTGGTTATCCAAGACAATCTATATCTAAACTATTGGCCGATGCTATTACGTATGCGGAGGAAGGATTCCCTATTACATGTTCGCAAATAGAGGCGCTCAAGGAGTTTGGATTTGATGAAAATAATTCCCAAGAATTTAGGAACGTATTTTTACCAAACGGAACAATACCCAAAGAGGGTCAATTATTTCGTCAAAGGAATTTAGCAAAAACATTCAAAGCTCTCTCACGGAACGGATTAAATAGTTTCTATCGGGGTGATTTAGCGAAATTGATTGCGAAAGACATGGCGTCCCTTGGTATGCCAATCACAGAAACAGATCTTGCAAATTACTCAGCCATTAGACGGACTCCGTTGAGATTGGCTCATTCCCACGGTGAAGTTTTCAACCTGCCGCCACCAACTCAAGGTCTACTTTCTTTATCCATTCTCGGAATCTTGGATCAGTTACACATCGATGGCCGACATGAAGGACAATTTATTCATGCAACGGTTGAAGCTACAAAACAGGCATTTGTGTTGCGAAACGAGCACATGACTGACCCTCGTTACATGAAAATCGATGCCCAATCAATGTTATCAAGTCACGCAATTTCCAAAATGGCAAGGAATATTAGTCTCAATGAAGTATCCTTAAATGGAAAAGGCGAAGGCCCCGGGGATACGATCTGGATGGGTATAATGGACAGCAAGGGATTTTCAGTTTCATTTATACAGAGTATTTATGAAGAGTTCGGGAGCGGAGTTGTTTTACCTGAAACGGGAATCTTGTGGCACAATCGTGGTATTTCTTTTAACCTGGAGAGGAATCATATAAGATCTTTAGTGCCAGGAAAGAAGCCCTACCATAGTTTGAATCCTGCGGCTGCTAGATTGAACGATGGTCGTTTAATGATTTATGGTACAAGAGGTGGCGACGGACAACCCCAGACGCAAGCAGCAATCTTCCATCGATATGTAGTTCAAGGGATGAATTTACAGAAGTCTATTTCGGAGCCCAGATGGGTGTACGGACCGACTTCGGGCGGACACTACAATGACAGTGACAGTGACTTTTTACGACTAGAGAGTAGATTTAGTGACGAAACAATTGAATATCTTAGGAAAATAGGGcataaaattactattttacCACCGTACTCAGAAGAAGTAGGACAAGCGGGTGCATTAGTAAGATACCCGGATGGTATGATGGAAGGTGCGTATGATCCTCGAAGTAATGGAAACGCAGCTGGTTTTTAA